The proteins below come from a single Nocardioides eburneiflavus genomic window:
- a CDS encoding mycothiol transferase has product MDVRGVLTEAFGRVTEIYDEVADGLDEDALAHRPGGEGNSIGWLLWHLARVQDDHVAALAGESQVWEQWQERLGLPNGTDDIGYGHTSEQVDAVRITDPELLTGYHREVTLATARYLQTVDERELEREVDQRWDPPVTAGVRLVSIVSDCLQHLGQAAYVKGLLGSRAS; this is encoded by the coding sequence GTGGACGTACGCGGGGTGCTGACCGAGGCCTTCGGCAGGGTGACCGAGATCTACGACGAGGTCGCCGACGGCCTCGACGAGGACGCGCTGGCGCACCGCCCGGGTGGCGAGGGCAACTCCATCGGCTGGCTGCTGTGGCACCTCGCGCGGGTGCAGGACGACCACGTCGCCGCGCTCGCGGGCGAGTCCCAGGTGTGGGAGCAGTGGCAGGAGCGGCTCGGCCTGCCCAACGGGACCGACGACATCGGCTACGGCCACACGAGCGAGCAGGTCGACGCGGTCCGGATCACCGACCCGGAGCTGCTCACTGGCTACCACCGTGAGGTCACCCTCGCGACCGCTCGGTACCTCCAGACGGTGGACGAGCGCGAGCTCGAGCGGGAGGTCGACCAGCGCTGGGACCCGCCGGTCACCGCCGGCGTACGGCTCGTCAGCATCGTCAGCGACTGCCTCCAGCACCTCGGGCAGGCGGCGTACGTCAAGGGACTTCTCGGGTCGCGTGCCTCCTGA
- a CDS encoding matrixin family metalloprotease: MSRSSTRLTFVVTAAMLAVVVAWHPAEQLETARRAIGLGDERPLPAPAVVRAGGAYAWAMTQPDSDDPVGWDPCEEIRYRVNPAGEPPGGRRLVTEALRRASAATGLAFADEGETDERPFPDGVELFGRPDPVVIGWGDQGEFPDLGGQVAGVGGAVAERDSAGRLRFVSGSVVLDVDAFTATAVAGQPRVMEAIVLHEVAHVIGLGHVSEPMELMYADNTGQVELGPGDREGLARLGSLPCG, from the coding sequence GTGTCCCGCTCCTCGACCCGCCTGACCTTCGTGGTCACCGCCGCGATGCTCGCGGTGGTCGTGGCGTGGCACCCCGCCGAGCAGCTGGAGACGGCCCGCCGCGCGATCGGGCTCGGCGACGAGCGGCCGCTGCCCGCCCCGGCGGTCGTACGCGCGGGCGGGGCGTACGCGTGGGCGATGACCCAGCCCGACAGCGACGACCCCGTCGGATGGGACCCGTGCGAGGAGATCCGCTACCGGGTGAACCCGGCAGGCGAGCCGCCCGGCGGACGCAGGCTCGTCACCGAGGCGCTGCGGCGGGCGAGCGCGGCGACCGGCCTGGCCTTCGCCGACGAGGGCGAGACCGACGAGCGCCCCTTCCCCGACGGCGTGGAGCTGTTCGGCCGGCCCGACCCCGTCGTCATCGGCTGGGGTGACCAGGGCGAGTTCCCCGACCTCGGCGGGCAGGTCGCCGGTGTCGGCGGCGCCGTCGCCGAGCGTGACTCCGCAGGACGGCTACGATTCGTCAGCGGGAGCGTGGTCCTGGACGTCGACGCGTTCACCGCGACCGCCGTCGCCGGGCAGCCACGCGTCATGGAGGCGATCGTGCTGCACGAGGTCGCCCACGTGATCGGACTCGGCCACGTCAGCGAGCCGATGGAGCTGATGTACGCCGACAACACCGGTCAGGTCGAGCTCGGCCCCGGCGACCGTGAGGGCCTCGCCCGGCTCGGCTCGCTCCCCTGCGGCTGA
- a CDS encoding MOSC domain-containing protein has product MPATLVVRRAGYAPVKGTRHLDLDRIVLDEQGAVGDRAWCLVDTTRARVLRTVQHPSLIGVVARTHGDELELTLPTGEAVSAPAPASGEELTCDYWGRAVGLALTDGPHAELLSGWLGKPVRLAAAPRGGVVYADPVTVVGTASLRDLAARLGREELAAQAARFRATLVVETDEPWVEDSWAGQEHAVGEAILRVGGPIPRCAVIDHHPVTGEKDVRLLTALVRDRPTNSAGEPMFGVFATCVRPGRVDVRR; this is encoded by the coding sequence ATGCCTGCCACCCTCGTCGTACGCCGGGCCGGGTACGCCCCGGTCAAGGGCACGCGGCACCTCGACCTCGACCGGATCGTCCTCGACGAGCAGGGCGCGGTCGGCGACCGCGCGTGGTGCCTCGTCGACACCACCCGGGCGCGCGTGCTCAGGACCGTGCAGCACCCGTCGCTGATCGGGGTCGTCGCACGGACCCACGGGGACGAGCTCGAGCTGACCCTGCCGACCGGAGAGGCCGTGTCCGCCCCCGCTCCGGCGAGCGGCGAGGAGCTCACGTGTGACTACTGGGGCCGAGCCGTCGGGCTCGCGCTCACCGACGGCCCGCACGCCGAGCTGCTGTCCGGGTGGCTCGGGAAGCCCGTACGCCTCGCGGCCGCCCCGCGCGGCGGGGTCGTGTACGCCGACCCGGTCACGGTCGTCGGCACCGCGTCCCTGCGCGACCTGGCGGCACGGCTCGGGCGCGAGGAGCTGGCCGCTCAGGCCGCACGCTTCCGGGCGACGCTCGTCGTGGAGACCGATGAGCCCTGGGTCGAGGACTCGTGGGCGGGGCAGGAGCACGCCGTCGGCGAGGCGATCCTCCGGGTCGGTGGTCCGATCCCGCGGTGCGCGGTCATCGACCACCACCCGGTGACGGGGGAGAAGGACGTCCGGCTGCTCACGGCTCTGGTGCGGGACCGGCCGACGAACAGCGCGGGCGAGCCGATGTTCGGGGTCTTCGCCACGTGCGTGCGGCCTGGTCGGGTGGACGTCAGGCGCTGA
- a CDS encoding WXG100 family type VII secretion target has protein sequence MTAFDVDLAELRSGVADLAGCQRDLLGLAGDIDDAQAQVQHEWLGRASVAQEAAYGSWRDECAEMVTALAAMRAIVAAADGHYSAAVETNLALWRQVSA, from the coding sequence ATGACCGCCTTCGACGTCGACCTCGCCGAGCTGCGCTCCGGCGTCGCGGACCTCGCGGGCTGCCAGCGCGACCTCCTCGGCCTCGCCGGCGACATCGACGACGCGCAGGCGCAGGTCCAGCACGAGTGGCTGGGGCGGGCGAGCGTGGCGCAGGAGGCGGCGTACGGCTCGTGGCGCGACGAGTGCGCCGAGATGGTGACGGCACTGGCGGCGATGCGAGCGATCGTCGCCGCCGCCGACGGCCACTACTCCGCCGCGGTCGAGACCAACCTCGCGCTCTGGCGGCAGGTCAGCGCCTGA
- a CDS encoding WXG100 family type VII secretion target gives MTSSGTVHLDPAAHAAASTRLDDRLRDLDARRRAAEASVERLLAAWHGEAASTFASQWETWRSAAAGVVDGLGATVAALSGARADLVSADTVVSQHPSAMAVHLEGRLG, from the coding sequence ATGACCTCCTCGGGAACCGTGCACCTCGACCCGGCCGCCCACGCGGCCGCCTCCACCCGGCTCGACGACCGACTGCGGGACCTCGACGCCCGCCGCCGGGCGGCGGAGGCCTCCGTCGAGCGCCTGCTCGCGGCCTGGCACGGGGAGGCCGCGTCGACGTTCGCCTCGCAGTGGGAGACGTGGCGCTCGGCTGCCGCCGGCGTGGTCGACGGCCTCGGCGCCACGGTGGCCGCACTGTCCGGCGCGCGGGCCGACCTCGTGTCGGCCGACACCGTCGTCTCGCAGCACCCGTCCGCGATGGCCGTGCACCTCGAGGGGCGCCTGGGATGA
- a CDS encoding TetR/AcrR family transcriptional regulator, giving the protein MPSTARAVADPAADPAADRAADPAAPSASRSSKHEDRRLQLAESALVTLGTLGYARTSLREIAQRSPFSHGVVHYYFSSKEELITSCVRHYKRTCVTRYDEIVASSATAPELQSRFAARLAGTIRDEGPMHQLWYDLRNQSMFEPALREVVTEIDGQLEQMVWRVVSRYAELAGRPPSLDPSTAYGMLDGLFAQSLLAWATGPEAEREDVLSVLTARVDSLMPSLLA; this is encoded by the coding sequence GTGCCGTCCACCGCCCGCGCCGTCGCCGACCCCGCTGCCGACCCCGCAGCCGACCGCGCAGCCGACCCCGCTGCGCCGTCGGCGTCGCGGTCGAGCAAGCACGAGGACCGGCGGCTCCAGCTCGCCGAGTCGGCGCTCGTCACCCTCGGCACGCTGGGCTACGCCAGGACCTCGCTGCGCGAGATCGCGCAGCGCTCGCCGTTCTCGCACGGGGTCGTGCACTACTACTTCTCCAGCAAGGAGGAGCTGATCACCTCCTGCGTGCGCCACTACAAGCGCACCTGCGTGACCCGCTACGACGAGATCGTGGCCTCGTCCGCCACCGCGCCGGAGCTGCAGTCGCGCTTCGCCGCCAGGCTGGCCGGGACCATCCGCGACGAGGGTCCGATGCACCAGCTCTGGTACGACCTGCGCAACCAGTCGATGTTCGAGCCCGCGCTGCGCGAGGTGGTGACCGAGATCGACGGCCAGCTCGAGCAGATGGTCTGGCGGGTGGTGTCGAGGTACGCCGAGCTCGCCGGGCGCCCACCGTCCCTCGACCCCTCGACCGCCTACGGCATGCTCGACGGCCTCTTCGCCCAGTCGCTGCTCGCTTGGGCCACCGGTCCGGAGGCCGAGCGCGAGGACGTGCTCTCCGTGCTGACGGCACGCGTCGACTCGCTGATGCCGTCGCTGCTGGCCTGA
- a CDS encoding SDR family NAD(P)-dependent oxidoreductase, which produces MTATDLTGRVALVTGGAQGLGEGMARALAAAGARVMIADIDEAGAETAAGLGDGHGFVRLDVTDEAGWEAAVQASVDQLGGLDVLVNNAGVEITSLLTEVQVDDIRTMLDVNVLGTTLGLKHGLRAMRPDGAAGKGGSIINISSVAATIAFPAIAVYSGTKSAVDRLTRVAAMESGKLGYGVRVNCIYPGLVPTAMGAGLANDMASLGLYGSAEEAVGAVIELTPSGRLGEVDDMADAVVFLASDASRFINGAGIPVDGGMGM; this is translated from the coding sequence ATGACCGCAACCGACCTGACCGGACGCGTCGCACTCGTGACGGGAGGCGCCCAGGGCCTCGGTGAGGGCATGGCCCGCGCCCTGGCGGCCGCGGGTGCCCGCGTGATGATCGCCGACATCGACGAGGCGGGCGCCGAGACCGCCGCAGGGCTCGGCGACGGGCACGGGTTCGTCCGCCTCGACGTGACCGACGAGGCCGGCTGGGAGGCGGCCGTGCAGGCCAGCGTCGACCAGCTCGGCGGCCTCGACGTCCTCGTCAACAACGCCGGCGTCGAGATCACCAGCCTGCTCACCGAGGTGCAGGTCGACGACATCCGCACGATGCTCGACGTCAACGTCCTCGGCACCACCCTCGGCCTCAAGCACGGCCTGCGCGCCATGCGCCCCGACGGTGCGGCCGGCAAGGGCGGGTCGATCATCAACATCTCGTCGGTGGCCGCCACCATCGCGTTCCCCGCGATCGCCGTCTACAGCGGCACCAAGTCCGCGGTCGACCGGCTCACCCGCGTGGCGGCGATGGAGTCCGGCAAGCTCGGCTACGGCGTACGCGTCAACTGCATCTATCCCGGCCTGGTGCCCACCGCGATGGGTGCCGGCCTCGCCAACGACATGGCCTCGCTCGGGCTCTACGGCAGCGCGGAGGAGGCCGTCGGCGCCGTCATCGAGCTCACCCCGTCCGGCCGCCTCGGCGAGGTCGACGACATGGCGGACGCGGTGGTCTTCCTGGCCTCCGACGCGTCGCGGTTCATCAACGGCGCCGGGATCCCGGTCGACGGCGGCATGGGCATGTGA
- a CDS encoding acyl-CoA synthetase, with translation MRLHDYLDKGASLGADRPCLTTDGTTRSYAEVVALSHEVAAALRGSGVREDARVAILSANDPVAFTCVFGISRAGAVWCPINPRNEAAENRELLELFDTEVVLYQSGFAALVAAIRDELPRIHTWVCLDGDKTAADGSLTWQEFLDRGAGVEVPDRLGPPAPGELAMLVGTGGTTGRPKGVMLTPTNLETMTALTLVGYPFDGPPVYLALAPLTHAAGVLCFPVMSLGGEVVIMRAPDVGDFLRLVQDHRVTHTFLPPTLVYMVLGHPDLAATDLSSLQCFWYGAAPMSASRLEETLTRIGPVMAQLFGQTEAPMMISMMPPDDHFRADGSVATERLTSAGRPAPLVRVAILDEHDHPVAQGERGEICARSSLVMAGYWKDPEETARTLRNGWLHTGDIGFLDEEGFLHIVDRAKDMIITGGFNVYSTEVEQAVLAHEAVQDCAVVGLPDEKWGERVTVVVQPHPGATVDPDDLRSFVKQRIGSVKAPKDVHVWPDLPRSKVGKVLKAEIKSRIADAAPG, from the coding sequence ATGCGGCTGCACGACTACCTCGACAAGGGCGCCAGCCTGGGTGCCGACCGCCCCTGCCTGACCACCGACGGCACCACGCGGTCGTACGCCGAGGTGGTCGCGCTGTCCCACGAGGTCGCGGCGGCCCTGCGCGGCAGCGGCGTACGCGAGGACGCGCGGGTCGCGATCCTCTCGGCCAACGACCCGGTCGCGTTCACCTGCGTCTTCGGCATCAGCCGCGCCGGCGCGGTGTGGTGCCCGATCAACCCGCGCAACGAGGCCGCGGAGAACCGCGAGCTGCTCGAGCTGTTCGACACCGAGGTGGTGCTCTACCAGTCCGGCTTCGCCGCGTTGGTGGCCGCGATCCGCGACGAGCTGCCCCGGATCCACACGTGGGTCTGCCTCGACGGGGACAAGACTGCCGCCGACGGATCGCTGACCTGGCAGGAGTTCCTCGACCGCGGCGCCGGGGTCGAGGTGCCCGACCGGCTCGGCCCGCCGGCCCCGGGGGAGCTCGCCATGCTCGTCGGCACCGGCGGCACCACCGGCCGGCCCAAGGGCGTGATGCTCACGCCGACGAACCTCGAGACGATGACGGCGCTGACCCTGGTGGGCTACCCGTTCGACGGGCCGCCGGTCTACCTCGCGCTCGCCCCGCTCACCCACGCGGCCGGCGTGCTGTGCTTCCCGGTGATGTCCCTCGGCGGCGAGGTCGTGATCATGCGCGCGCCGGACGTCGGCGACTTCCTGCGCCTCGTGCAGGACCACCGCGTCACCCACACGTTCCTGCCGCCGACGCTGGTCTACATGGTGCTCGGCCACCCCGACCTGGCGGCGACGGACCTGAGCAGCCTCCAGTGCTTCTGGTACGGCGCGGCGCCGATGTCGGCGTCCCGCCTGGAGGAGACGCTGACCAGGATCGGGCCGGTGATGGCGCAGCTCTTCGGCCAGACCGAGGCGCCGATGATGATCTCGATGATGCCGCCGGACGACCACTTCCGCGCCGACGGCTCGGTGGCCACCGAGCGGCTGACCAGCGCGGGGCGCCCGGCGCCCCTGGTGCGGGTGGCGATCCTGGACGAGCACGACCACCCGGTGGCGCAGGGGGAGCGGGGTGAGATCTGCGCGCGGTCGTCCCTGGTGATGGCCGGCTACTGGAAGGACCCGGAGGAGACGGCGCGGACGCTGCGCAACGGCTGGCTGCACACCGGCGACATCGGCTTCCTCGACGAGGAAGGCTTCCTGCACATCGTCGACCGGGCCAAGGACATGATCATCACCGGCGGCTTCAACGTGTATTCGACCGAGGTCGAGCAGGCCGTCCTCGCCCACGAGGCGGTCCAGGACTGCGCCGTGGTCGGTCTGCCCGACGAGAAGTGGGGCGAGCGCGTCACGGTCGTCGTGCAGCCGCACCCCGGGGCGACGGTCGACCCCGACGACCTGCGGAGCTTCGTCAAGCAGCGGATCGGTTCGGTGAAGGCCCCCAAGGACGTGCACGTGTGGCCGGACCTGCCGCGCTCGAAGGTCGGCAAGGTGCTCAAGGCCGAGATCAAGTCCCGGATCGCGGACGCGGCGCCTGGCTGA
- a CDS encoding WXG100 family type VII secretion target — MILSGHLHHDRHSRTAADRLSDRLADIDARRRVAERSVDALLASWQGGAALHQQSGWQDWDLAAHDVIDALSALIVALDLAREELTDARAISQAPRPRSGT; from the coding sequence ATGATCCTCTCGGGCCACCTCCACCACGACCGGCACAGCCGTACGGCCGCCGACCGTCTGTCCGACCGGCTCGCCGACATCGACGCGCGGCGTCGGGTCGCCGAGCGCAGCGTCGACGCGCTCCTCGCCTCGTGGCAGGGCGGGGCCGCCCTCCACCAGCAGTCCGGGTGGCAGGACTGGGACCTGGCCGCCCACGACGTCATCGACGCGCTGTCCGCGCTCATCGTGGCGCTCGACCTCGCTCGCGAGGAGCTGACCGACGCCCGGGCGATCAGCCAGGCGCCGCGTCCGCGATCCGGGACTTGA
- a CDS encoding GntP family permease, whose product MTPVHGAGTLLVIAALAVAVLLVLIIALRMHAFVALVLVSLATAIVSGVPVADVPAVAIGAFGSTLGAVALLVGLGVMIGRILEVTGGAQVLADTLISRFGEKRAPLALGVAALLFGLPIFFDAGLVVFLPIIFSVAKRFGGSVLMYALPAAGAFAAMHAIVPPHPGPVTAATEIGASIGLTLVIGVVAAVVAWAVGVYAVTLGWLGRVHVPIDDSVLTGGRAPDEGDRPAFAHVLAILLLPLVLISLNTVLTTLRANETIAAEGGFVDALVFIGQTPVALLIALLVATYTLAVRHHSRAEVEDLLNDALGPICAIILITGAGGMFGGVLRYSGIGGALSDSLADLGLPLIISAFVIATILRVAQGSATVALTTTAGLLSAAVVDADPSSVQLVALVLAIAAGATVLSHVNDSGFWLVSRFFGMDVKTTLKTWTVMETTLGVSIFVLALGIWAVG is encoded by the coding sequence ATGACCCCCGTCCATGGCGCTGGCACGCTCCTGGTGATCGCGGCCCTCGCCGTCGCCGTGCTGCTGGTGCTGATCATCGCCCTGCGGATGCACGCCTTCGTGGCGCTCGTGCTCGTCAGCCTGGCCACCGCGATCGTCTCCGGTGTCCCGGTGGCGGACGTGCCCGCGGTCGCGATCGGAGCGTTCGGGTCGACCCTCGGCGCGGTCGCGCTGCTCGTCGGCCTCGGCGTGATGATCGGTCGCATCCTGGAGGTCACCGGTGGGGCCCAGGTGCTGGCCGACACCCTGATCAGCCGCTTCGGTGAGAAGCGCGCGCCCCTCGCGCTGGGCGTCGCGGCGCTGCTGTTCGGCCTGCCGATCTTCTTCGACGCCGGCCTGGTCGTCTTCCTGCCGATCATCTTCTCGGTCGCCAAGCGCTTCGGCGGCTCCGTGCTCATGTACGCCCTCCCCGCGGCCGGCGCCTTCGCGGCGATGCACGCGATCGTGCCGCCGCACCCGGGACCGGTCACCGCGGCCACCGAGATCGGCGCGAGCATCGGCCTGACGCTGGTCATCGGCGTGGTCGCCGCGGTCGTCGCCTGGGCCGTCGGCGTGTACGCCGTCACGCTCGGCTGGCTCGGCAGGGTCCACGTGCCGATCGACGACTCGGTCCTCACCGGGGGCCGCGCGCCCGACGAGGGCGACCGCCCGGCCTTCGCCCACGTGCTCGCGATCCTGCTGCTGCCCTTGGTGCTGATCAGCCTCAACACGGTCCTGACCACGCTGCGGGCCAACGAGACGATCGCCGCCGAGGGCGGGTTCGTCGACGCCCTGGTGTTCATCGGCCAGACGCCGGTGGCGCTGCTCATCGCGCTGCTCGTCGCCACGTACACCCTCGCCGTGCGCCACCACTCCCGTGCCGAGGTGGAGGACCTCCTCAACGACGCGCTCGGACCGATCTGCGCGATCATCCTCATCACCGGCGCCGGCGGGATGTTCGGCGGCGTGCTGCGCTACAGCGGCATCGGCGGCGCGCTGTCCGACTCGCTCGCCGACCTCGGCCTCCCGCTGATCATCTCGGCCTTCGTCATCGCCACCATCCTGCGCGTGGCCCAGGGCTCCGCGACGGTCGCGCTCACCACGACCGCCGGGCTGCTGTCCGCCGCGGTCGTCGACGCCGACCCGTCGTCGGTGCAGCTCGTCGCGCTCGTGCTGGCGATCGCAGCCGGCGCGACCGTGCTCTCGCACGTCAACGACTCCGGCTTCTGGCTGGTGAGCAGGTTCTTCGGGATGGACGTGAAGACCACCCTCAAGACGTGGACGGTGATGGAGACGACCCTCGGCGTGAGCATCTTCGTGCTGGCGCTCGGCATCTGGGCCGTGGGATGA
- a CDS encoding gluconokinase, whose amino-acid sequence MSTPRPHHLVFMGVSGSGKSTVARAVQERLGWEMAEGDDFHPPENVAKMSEGTPLTDADRWGWLESLADWTAERDARDEPTVITCSALRRSYRDVLRRGGEGTFFVHCTGDKHMFLERMNARDHFMPPSLLESQLDTLEPLGADEAGMDVDPALPVDRLAAMVLARLGLA is encoded by the coding sequence ATGAGCACACCCCGGCCGCACCACCTCGTCTTCATGGGCGTCTCCGGGTCGGGGAAGTCGACCGTGGCGCGCGCCGTGCAGGAGCGGCTCGGCTGGGAGATGGCCGAGGGCGACGACTTCCACCCGCCCGAGAACGTCGCGAAGATGAGCGAGGGCACCCCGCTCACCGACGCCGACCGCTGGGGGTGGCTGGAGTCCCTCGCCGACTGGACCGCCGAGCGCGATGCCCGCGACGAGCCGACGGTCATCACCTGCAGCGCGCTGCGCCGGAGCTATCGCGACGTGCTGCGCCGCGGCGGCGAGGGGACGTTCTTCGTCCACTGCACGGGTGACAAGCACATGTTCCTCGAGCGGATGAACGCCCGGGACCACTTCATGCCGCCCAGCCTGCTGGAGTCGCAGCTCGACACCCTCGAGCCGCTCGGCGCCGACGAGGCCGGGATGGACGTCGACCCCGCCCTGCCGGTGGACCGGCTCGCGGCGATGGTGCTGGCGCGGCTCGGGCTGGCGTGA
- a CDS encoding bifunctional NAD(P)/FAD-dependent oxidoreductase/class I SAM-dependent methyltransferase, which produces MSEMTTYDVVVVGGGAAGLSGAMALGRSRRSVLVIDAGEPRNAPADHAHNYLGREGVPPLELLEIGRREVAQYGVEVLADRVVGLSGEVDDFLVTTAGGRRFGARRVLVTGGVVDELPDVPGLAERWGVDVLHCPYCHGWEVRDRAIAVLATSPMAGHQGLLFRQLSDDVVVVVHDGVEIPDEEVERLGAIGVRFVHGTPQEVVASDDGDALVGLRLADGSVLERDAIVVASQPHVRADFLGPLGIEPAPFEMNGLTVGSVIAVEPTGATSVPGIFAAGNATDISMILVASAAHGTRVGAWINAELASADAARAVQERRDGFFERPAWEERYSGERVWSGRVNVQLAAEAPPLPPGRALDIGCGEGGDAIWLASQGWQVTAVDFADAALARVTEHADEAGVGDRVETRRLDVRSFDPAGETWDLVTSHFFHLPDGGMPDVVRRLASAVAPGGTLLVVGHHPDDLATGLRHGHDTFMFTADQLVPALPDDFEVEACEARPRTQAHPHTGEEIAIADAVLKARRKD; this is translated from the coding sequence ATGAGTGAGATGACGACCTATGACGTGGTGGTGGTCGGCGGCGGCGCAGCCGGCCTGAGTGGTGCGATGGCCCTGGGCCGGTCGAGGCGGTCGGTGCTGGTCATCGACGCCGGCGAGCCACGCAACGCCCCGGCTGACCATGCCCACAACTACCTGGGCCGGGAGGGTGTGCCCCCGCTGGAGCTGCTGGAGATCGGCCGCCGTGAGGTGGCGCAGTACGGCGTCGAGGTGCTCGCGGACCGGGTGGTCGGCCTGTCCGGCGAGGTCGACGACTTCCTCGTCACGACGGCCGGCGGCCGGCGGTTCGGCGCCCGCCGCGTGCTCGTCACGGGAGGCGTCGTCGACGAGCTGCCCGACGTCCCCGGGCTGGCGGAGCGGTGGGGCGTGGACGTCCTGCACTGCCCCTACTGCCACGGCTGGGAGGTGCGCGACCGGGCGATCGCGGTCCTCGCGACCAGCCCGATGGCCGGCCACCAGGGCCTGCTGTTCCGCCAGCTGTCGGACGACGTGGTGGTGGTCGTGCACGATGGCGTCGAGATCCCGGACGAGGAGGTGGAGCGGCTCGGCGCCATCGGCGTCCGGTTCGTCCACGGCACCCCGCAGGAGGTCGTGGCCTCGGACGACGGTGACGCGCTGGTCGGGCTGCGGCTGGCCGACGGCTCGGTGCTCGAGCGCGACGCCATCGTGGTGGCCTCGCAGCCGCACGTGCGCGCCGACTTCCTCGGCCCCCTGGGCATCGAGCCCGCGCCGTTCGAGATGAACGGGCTCACCGTCGGCTCGGTGATCGCGGTCGAGCCGACCGGCGCGACGTCCGTTCCCGGGATCTTTGCCGCCGGCAACGCGACCGACATCTCGATGATCCTGGTCGCGTCCGCGGCCCACGGCACCCGCGTCGGCGCGTGGATCAACGCCGAGCTCGCCTCCGCCGACGCCGCCCGCGCGGTGCAGGAGAGGCGGGACGGGTTCTTCGAGCGCCCGGCGTGGGAGGAGCGCTACTCCGGCGAGCGGGTCTGGAGCGGCCGGGTCAACGTGCAGCTCGCCGCGGAGGCGCCGCCGCTGCCTCCCGGCCGCGCGCTCGACATCGGGTGCGGCGAGGGTGGCGACGCGATCTGGCTCGCGTCGCAGGGCTGGCAGGTGACGGCCGTCGACTTCGCCGACGCCGCCCTTGCCCGGGTCACCGAGCACGCGGACGAGGCAGGCGTCGGCGACCGCGTCGAGACCCGCCGCCTCGACGTACGCTCCTTCGACCCCGCCGGCGAGACGTGGGACCTCGTCACCTCCCACTTCTTCCACCTGCCCGACGGGGGCATGCCCGACGTCGTACGCCGGCTCGCGTCCGCGGTCGCACCGGGCGGCACCCTCCTGGTGGTCGGGCACCACCCCGACGACCTGGCCACCGGGCTGCGGCACGGGCACGACACGTTCATGTTCACCGCCGACCAGCTGGTGCCGGCGCTCCCGGATGACTTCGAGGTCGAGGCGTGCGAGGCGCGGCCGCGCACGCAGGCGCACCCACACACGGGCGAGGAGATCGCGATCGCCGACGCCGTGCTCAAGGCCCGACGCAAGGACTGA
- a CDS encoding helix-turn-helix domain-containing protein, with protein MDDEGVLRGVGPRLRQLRLEREATLTDLAEETGISVSTLSRLESGQRKPTLELLLPLARAHRVALDELVDAPETGDPRVRSRPVVRHGRTFISLTRRPGGLQSYKMVIPVDDVPAPSLRTHEGYEWLYVLSGRVRLVLGTKDLTLEPGEVVEFDTRTPHWVGNPGPTPAEVLAIFGPQGERMHVRS; from the coding sequence ATGGACGACGAGGGCGTGCTGAGGGGGGTGGGGCCGCGGCTGCGCCAGCTGCGGCTCGAGCGCGAGGCCACGCTGACCGACCTGGCCGAGGAGACCGGCATCTCGGTCAGCACGCTCTCGCGGCTGGAGTCGGGTCAGCGCAAGCCCACGCTCGAGCTCCTGCTGCCCCTCGCGCGAGCCCACCGGGTGGCGCTCGACGAGCTCGTCGACGCACCCGAGACGGGCGACCCGCGGGTGCGGTCCAGGCCGGTGGTGCGCCACGGCCGCACCTTCATCTCGCTGACCCGCCGACCGGGCGGGCTCCAGTCCTACAAGATGGTCATCCCCGTCGACGACGTGCCTGCGCCGTCGCTGCGCACCCACGAGGGCTACGAGTGGCTCTACGTGCTGAGCGGCCGGGTGCGGCTCGTCCTCGGCACCAAGGACCTCACCCTCGAGCCCGGGGAGGTGGTCGAGTTCGACACCCGTACGCCCCACTGGGTCGGCAACCCCGGCCCCACGCCCGCCGAGGTGCTGGCGATCTTCGGGCCGCAGGGCGAGCGGATGCACGTCCGCTCCTAG
- a CDS encoding DUF2237 family protein has product MSERNVLGGELEPCGTDPVTGFHRDGTCTVGPHDAGLHAVCAVMTEEFLAHQRSVGNDLSTPRPEWDFPGLVPGDRWCVVAVRWLQAYDDGVAAPVVLAATSERALDVVPLPVLQLLSVDVPPDLSAWG; this is encoded by the coding sequence GTGAGCGAGCGCAACGTCCTCGGCGGCGAGCTCGAGCCCTGCGGCACCGACCCCGTCACCGGCTTCCACCGCGACGGCACCTGCACCGTCGGACCGCACGACGCCGGCCTGCACGCGGTCTGCGCGGTGATGACCGAGGAGTTCCTGGCCCACCAGCGATCGGTCGGCAACGACCTCTCGACACCTCGCCCGGAGTGGGACTTCCCCGGCCTGGTGCCGGGTGACCGGTGGTGCGTCGTCGCGGTGCGCTGGCTCCAGGCGTACGACGACGGCGTGGCCGCACCGGTCGTGCTCGCCGCCACCTCCGAGCGCGCCCTCGACGTGGTGCCGTTGCCAGTGCTGCAGCTGCTCTCGGTCGACGTGCCGCCGGACCTCAGCGCCTGGGGCTGA